DNA sequence from the Manihot esculenta cultivar AM560-2 chromosome 11, M.esculenta_v8, whole genome shotgun sequence genome:
gttatttttaaagTTCAATTGTTTAGCCTCCATCAAAGGAAGATCTTTTTCTAGTCAACTTGAAATCTttcaaattaaatgaataagaaaccttaattttctttttttttttttttgaaatggagatTAGAAATTAGGAATTGGGGGAAGTagacctctcaaatttacttaGATGCACTTACTATCAGCCTATGAATGTGAGGGCGAAACCTTAATTAATTAGCTATCAAACTTGAGGATTTCATtagtaattttcatttaaacaaAAACTATTTTTCTAGATGGTGAATGGAGATTCtcaaataattttctatttccCACTTCATTGGAATTCAAAATTgcaaattattcttttatttatatttttgttaattgtaattaatattcaaatttaaaattttaatatacctTGTATTTATATACTATATGTGCTTGGAGATagcaattttataaaatatacaaattttatttgaatttctattttagttaattttccattttttcccttaaaaaaatactaatggCAGGAATTAAATGGCAAAATCTACCTCGGACAGTGTTGCTATAAATGTGGTAATTGACTTTATTATTTAGGCAAATATGAAAACTAAACACTCTAAATTACACATTAACACTCTGTTTggattggaaagaaaaataattttattttttattccctTTTGTTTGGATGATAGGAatatagtaaggagagaaaaatatccaaggaaaataaattttataatacattACCACTTCTCTACAAATTGGAGGGATGAGGAAAATTTTCcaaatgataaatatatttcCATACTTATTGTACACTTTTGTATATTTTgagataaaattgtaattttactatttaaaaaataatttttctttcaataTTTCACTCCCAATActtaaataaacaattaaaattttattttcctccCTAATCAGTATATTCTTTTAAGGTTATGTTTGggaaatctttaaaaaaaaaaatgaaaacaggaaaataaagttattttttctGAATAAATTTGCCATTTCTATACATAaagtactttttttttttctaaatttgttattttatctccaaattcaattcaatcctccctttatttttaaattaagaaaaaatgatTAATCTTTGTTTATTTCTCTTAAGGTATTTTCTTTATTTGTATTTTCCAGGCATCCAAACATAGGCTTAATACAATTAAGGAAAAGAAATAAGCACACATAGAAATCATGATTTTCACTTCCAAAAAGAAAAGTAATTGCAGAAATTTGACATTGGTATTAtcaaaaaacaataaaataaagaaagaaagcaatccTATTCTTCAGGCTTTCTAAATGACTAAACTGACAAATCTTATATTATTCTCtctctaaaaataataaaaacaaaaactgACTAATTCAGAGATTACTCTCTCTGAatgaattattttcatttttattattcaaaaccAAACAAACGCCTCTGAAATCTCTGACCCGATAGTTTAGTCACAAAATCTGCATGTGTACGTCGTTTCTTACCACCTCTTTCTTTattgccttttcttttcttttttactaaTACCTATCAAAGACCataaacatttttttaataaatattataaaaaaacttactggtggttaaatattttactataatttattaattatattattaaatttataaaaaatttattagttaattttttctcataatatcaatattaataataaaaattttcaaataaatataataaaatagtatCCTAAGCTCTCTCCGTGGTCTCcccaactttttcttttttcccttttttttttcttttttccttttaaagtcTTGCGATTACTTTAATCTCAATGCTATTATTAATAGGAAAATTTATTGGCTCTCACTTCTTTCAACCTctgcatttatatatatatatatatgcccaCTCCCCACTCCTCCTGTTTTTCATATGGTTCTCATCTTtatatcatctctttagcacATACCCAGAAGCCAGCGAAGATCATACAGCCAGAAAAGAgaggaagagaaaagagaaagagactATTGGTGTGGAGAAGATTTGAGAAGAAGggtttgggttttttttttttttttgggattgTTTTGTTGGTCATAAAGAAATGGCTGTACAAGCTCAGTTTCCTTTGTCCGGCTCACAGGATTGGGTGGAAAATGGTTATGGAGATGGAGGAGGGTTTAATCAGTTATATTGTTATTATCTTCAACAAGAACAACAGAAACAGCAGCTGCAGCAATGTAATATTCAGATGATACAGAACCAGCTGCAAAAGAATCAGAATCTTTGTTTTGATAATAGTTTTactggttcttcttcttcttctttgaataCCAGTAATTATCAAACTTCAATGGCTTATTCTCAATGCTTTTCTGACGATGATGAAAAGCAAAGACAAGAGATTGATCATTTTATCAGATTACAGGTTAGAAATTACAACCCGTCATgggtatttaattttatttgtttttgtttatttttcaaatCGATCTATTTGGAGaattagaattttttatttcaattctgggtttttttttataattttttttccttttcttttcaatgCAGAACGAGAGGTTAAGACTCTTTCTGCAAGAACAAAGAAAGCAACAGCTAGCTTCATTAATGAAGAGTATAGAATCAATGGCAATGCCATTATTGAGACAAAAGGATGAAGAAATAGCTCAAGCAGCTCAAAGAATCACAGAACTTGAAGATTTTATAAAAAGGTTAGAGATGGAGAACCAATTATGGCAAAGGGTAGCACAAGAAAACGAAGCCATGGTTATTTCTCTAAACAACACAATAGAACAACTAAGGGAAAAAGGCTTATTTTGCTTTGAAAACGGAGCAGAAGATGCAGAGTCATGCTGTGAtatgaacagagaagaagaagcagaggaAAAAAGCAGAGTATTTGTTGATGATAACGttacagaagaagaagaaagagcaaGAAAAAAGATGATGACGATGGTTTGCAGAGGCTGCAACTCTAGAAATTCGTGTATTTTGTTTCTTCCCTGTAGGCACCTTTCTTCATGCGAAGCTTGTGAGACCTTTCTTGATTCTTGCCCTGTGTGTCAAGCGCCAAAGAAGGCTACCATTGAGGCTTTAATAGTTTAAGTTTAGATTTTCTAGGCTCCGGAAAATGATTTTCCGGGAAAAGTGAAGGGGAATAGAAAAAGGgcaagagaaggagaagaaaaaaaggaaaaaaaaaaaacagaaacccAATTCAATGCCTTCGCATGCAGGCACAGGCATTGGCATTTGGGCATtagattttagtttttttttttttttttcctgcacTCTTTAGATAGtataaaactgtacttttaaaACCAGCAAGAAATCAATCAAACAATGAAGAAGAGAATTACAGAACAAGAGAtgggtattattattattattaatattattattaagtaGGAAGCATCTTTTTCTTCAATTGGACTTATTGCTGTTTACCCATTTTTGGGTTTAATTGCTTTTGTCTGCTATGgagatttgattttgattattCACGTCAAGATTTGTTGCCAATTGTTAAGCTTTTGGCAGTGGCAACTCTATAATTCAACAGTGACAGGATAGATTGAAAGCAATGTCAGATTCATAAGCAGTCAATGTTCACACCgcacaaaaaaaaagaaattaataataataattctgatacagaaaatttataaaaacgaAAAAACGAGGAGTCGTTGTTCTGTTTCAGAAGTAATAGAGGAGAGGTCTATAATAGAAGTGATTCTTTTGATTTTATGGCattgaaaattaaatacaaAGGTTAGGCATTGAAgtctgaaaaggaaatgaaAAGCTAAGTTTGATCAGAAAAACAAGGCAAAACTGCCAGGATAGAGACAACCCATTCTTTGATTTTATGCTATAGAAGAGGAAGCCTTCTTTGCCTCTTTGACATGCACCTCTTATTTATTGTTCcctcaaaataaatttaagtatttaaaagataatattaATACTATTGTAACTCACACATTTAATCTGATAGCAATGTATCGAAtaaatgagattttatatttaaaaaaaaattaaaaaatattatagaatCCATAACAAATACCATATTTAAACTTAcccttaaaaatttatttattttctaacattattatatcaattttttttaataacttaACTATTATTAAGATTAATATACATTGTACAATATACAActaatttgtaaaattattgtattcgttataatattaattgtaaacatcacatttaatatTCTTATCATTTaaaacaaatatttaaaaataataattgtatttattataaaaacttttctgataaatattttaaataaataatatttttaaaatagtttatgagagagataatattttaaaattctactttttctataatttttataaaaaaaattaatgaaaactcTTGTAAATAAAAGTCTAAAAATAATAAGCttaagaattattattatttttaaattctgaTCAATCGATtgaattgataaattaaaatttaaaattatcaaaatttgtAATTTTACCGTATAAGAAATAATaagatataatttaattaatctaataaagttttatttttataaattgagtaatttttattatattttaaagaaaataattgtagccattgatattaattatttatcgaattgaattaataaaattttatttttatgaatagaGTAATctgtattatatttaaataaaacaataataataataattattattaaaaaactattaaatttaattaaggaaaataaaaataaaaattaatttaataataataaatctatcacttaaagttaaaaaaaaaattgatatgatgtgtaatttatatttaaaaaaattatacacaGGCATCACActagttatttaaaattttcacaaaTGCTGATAGCGCTGATGTGGGATGCCGTTAGGCTGTGCCACGTGCCAGCAAAGTCATGGGCCTCTCTTTTTCCAACGGCGATGAGATGGTAAGTGAACAAATAAGCGGCCCACCACCCAATTGGTAATGGGCCCATTTATTTGTTACCGCTAGACATGACAATTTTAACGttatttttatgtatgaaaTTCATTTATTGCAGTAATTTACACAATAATAaatgcataaaattttaatttatatttaatataaaacttacataatagattttatataaTGTTATTTGTTTCtacaatattaataatttaattaataaatttgtaatcattattttaatataacattatgcaatttttttaataaaagacaAAAAGTACAAGACTAAAGACTACCAAAATGGCCAAAattaaaggagaaaaaaaaaaaaagagagagaatttGAGATTCAAAACTTCATTGGTCAATAGTCAAAGATCACCACATTAGAATAATCAAAACTAAGGTTGTTCacaaagaataaataaataaactaaggTTGTTGAAAATTAGAATTATTATTGTTCACACTTATTATTTCTCTCTATTTAAATcctcaatttttaattatgactaaataaaatttttaatctccataagtcttttaattatttttttttataaaaaatatcaagtCTTTcagattttcaaaataaatgaataaattgtGCTTTCAatgcatatttttatttcatgttttctctctcAATTGTTAACTTGTTTAGCAATGTTTTGAGTTTAtataaagtttttatttatatatttgtacTAAAACTTTTCTGCTTTTTACCTTTCActccttttttatttaaatcataagaaaaataaaaaaataatggtaaaatttactaaaaatctatttatacagtaatataatttaattatgagaattaattaattaatttcgttCTTTGCAAGAATAAGAGCATAAATTTTCggccttttaatttaaataaaattttactattttaatggataattattttctataaatgaaaaattacaaatttgcagagataaaattataaatttgatgaatatgataaatttattttagataGTGAAGGAGATTCTCCATTTTATTATCTCTACTCATTATagataatgaaaatttaaatgatTGACCATATGAAatataactattaaattattgatctattaataaaattttataatttttttttttttttttactttcttgATTGATTTTTCCCATATTTTGTAACATGTGCACctttttttaatacaattgtGGATGTAGAAATATAGGATGAAAGTGAGAATGACGAATAAGAAAATTATTCTTGacaaactcatgaaaatcatatcTCATCAAAGAGTTAGTATCAATacaaaaatttcttaaattattaacaaaaaaGAGTTAACTTGATCTAGAATGTTGTAGATAATTCAGTTAAGGCCATCagctattttaaaatattttattaggaCCACtgtgaaattttataaaattatttaaaagcatttaggtaatttttcattaaaaaagcttaattcttaaaaaatttattctaaattttatacAGGTGGTTGTAATCTATAGAATGAATTATTAAGATGGCAAAGTGGAATGGTTAGTTTTATAGGATTGAGGTCTGCGGGACATCTAAGGCAGAATATAGATACAAATGTAAACATGTCATAATGAATAAGGACCATATACATCACAAACCACATAGACCACACAATAGAGCCAAAATGAGAGAAGAGAAGCTCATTTAGAACCATTAACATAGAGTCCAAAATATCTAGTTAGTACAGAAAAAGGGTTTATAGCTTTGTTAATGCAAATTACTacttaacaaaattaaaaggccaaaaaaaattcttattccCAACcgtaattagtttaaaattaagggtttataactatatataaatttaatctaCAATATTACcgtaattagtttaaaattaagggTTTATAActacatataaatttaatatacaaTATTTGTGGATTAGAGACGTAAACAAATCGAATTGAGCCGAATTTTGAAGAGTTTAAACTTGATTTGTTAAAACTTTTTCGAGTTCGAGTTTTACTTATTTCAAACTCGAGCCAAATATTAATAAGTTCAAACTTGTCTTGTTTAGTAAACAAGTTTGGACGAGTcaggtttttaaaattaaataattttagttaaataaattcataaatttgTGAAAATCGAgctcttaaaatttaatgatctGAATATCTACAAGTTTTAaatgtataattaaattaagtagAGCtggattttagaaaatttaaatctagttcatgaaagtatatgtagtgtttaaatttatttttcttataatattaatatcagcATATTTAACAAGACTGCTCACGAGTTTATTCACAAATATACCTATGAACTCGAAAACGAGTCGAACTCACTTAATGAGTCGAATACTATATAGCTCAAACTTAACTCATTTACTAAACgagtctaaaaattaagttcgagCTTGACTCtattagaaatcgaatcgagtCCGGTCTTGTTTTTATCGAGTCGAATATCAAATAACTCACGAATAGTTTGTTTCATTTATACCCCTACAATGGATAGCGGCTGCATTCTAGAATATATTgataagttatttttattatttttaaaaggttCTTTTATGATTTATTGTTTTCATCATAtccatttttattaaattgattatGATTTATTGAGACTTTCTTCTAATTATTATGTTGCTTCATTATCATGTCACACTCTTCTTCTGTCTTTTATTTGTATCCGTAATACTCTCTCTTCTTTAATGTGTTAGTAATATGCTCTATAACCAATTTGTTGGTTATAGTTGGATATTATTTCTCAtgtattttaagaatttaaatacaattttataaaaacggttatttatttttagtgttaatttaattcaatctcAAGTAAGGATAAAGTCCATAAGATTATATTACTAtgcaaagaaaattataatatggTTATAATTGTGATATTCTAATTGCATTTAGGTAatgtttttaaatattcatcGTGGATGTTCTTATCATGATTTGACAATAATAAAAACTGTTGAAAATAATACTTGTTATGTCCTTTCCTTTTAAAAGAAGCAACTGATTTTATAGGTTGAGATATGTGAGATATTTAGAACTAATATGTAGGtgcttattttatgaataagtgTACTGAATTGACCCACTTGAGAAATTCATATGGAAAATAACCCGTGTCTATGAATTACTCAAGTAATGGTTGTGTAAGTGATCTTttaacttgaaatcaataaataatcttatatatgAACTTTTATGTTCATGAGTAACAAATGAGGATGAATTGAATATATTAGAAactatatgaaaatatttatgtgattgagaAAAGATTTATCACCCTAGGttaaattagggaatgtcccaTTCGTTCTCTGCTAGCATTAATCGTGAAATCATTGCGCAAGATGGAATTGCAAGGTggaatgaaattagcaaatgagATTTAGAATTTCATTCATTCAGTCAATAACTAATAAATgagaattaatataatttaatattactgtaacagcccggaaatccggactgctaccggcgctaggatccagatcggcgtaaggccgccgggacccatagcaagcctgacatatatcctgtaaacctgtaaatcccatacatgatcaacaaaactcataaacctgtaaacattctcatataacaaccaagctcaacctgtacataaacataaacatatcataaacctccactggagccctcatcaaatgctccaatggggtaactcatcatacataagcttggttgaaacataacctcatatctcatatcataaagaccatgtacatacaagtgggattaacaatctg
Encoded proteins:
- the LOC110626154 gene encoding probable BOI-related E3 ubiquitin-protein ligase 2, which produces MAVQAQFPLSGSQDWVENGYGDGGGFNQLYCYYLQQEQQKQQLQQCNIQMIQNQLQKNQNLCFDNSFTGSSSSSLNTSNYQTSMAYSQCFSDDDEKQRQEIDHFIRLQNERLRLFLQEQRKQQLASLMKSIESMAMPLLRQKDEEIAQAAQRITELEDFIKRLEMENQLWQRVAQENEAMVISLNNTIEQLREKGLFCFENGAEDAESCCDMNREEEAEEKSRVFVDDNVTEEEERARKKMMTMVCRGCNSRNSCILFLPCRHLSSCEACETFLDSCPVCQAPKKATIEALIV